The genomic region TGGAGACGTTCACCACCATCGAGCCCATGAGCACGTCGCCCGGACTCACGAGGAGCCAGCGGTAAAGCACGAACTGCAAAAAATTCCCCGCCTGGCCGAGAAGAAGAAATCCCGTCCCGGCAACCAAACCGCCGGTGACCATGAGCCACCTGCCGCCGTAACGGTCGATGAGAGAGCCGATCAGCGGCGCAGCGATCGCATTGATGAGGATTTCCCCTGACCGGACGAGTGAAAAGACGCCGCGGGAAATTCCCAGATCGTTCGAGAGCGGTTTTAAAAAAATGCTCAGCGTGCTCGATATCGAGAAGGCGGAGGCGATGTGGGCGAGAAAACCGACGGCGACGATCGTCCAGCCGTAAAAAAATTTCGTCTTGTGGGTTGCTTGTTCCGCGGCTGTCGAGGACACGCCCTGGTTGTATCAAGCCTCCGATCAAGAGTTCAAGGCAAGATGTTTTCAGGCCGTTCAGAAAGGTCTCGGCTCTTGAATAACGGCCAATTTTGATGCCTCTCGAAGGGAAGAAGAAGTTAAAAGCTTTTCAGAATCACATAATGAAAGCATCCAATCGGTTCCCTCGCCCGCTTGCGGGAGAGGGTTAGGGTGAGGGCTGAGGGTTAGGGTGAATCGCTCCGAAGATAGCCCCCTCATCCTGACCTTCTCCCTCAAGGGAGAAGGAAGCCGAGCGGCGGCGATTCAAGCTCAACGATGTAGATGAGCCTTTATGGACGGCCGGCTAGAAGCCGCGCATGATGCGTTGCGGCCGCCAACGCTGCGCGCGATGCTCCGCGATATAGTCCGACCGTGCGAACAACTTGATAAGCGCGACGCCGGCTATGAAACCGCCGACGTGCGCCCAGAAGGCGACGCCGCCTCCGACGTCGGCCGCGAAGGAGACCACGCCGCTGAGAAACTGAATCGCGAACCAGTAGCCGAGCATGACCCACGCGGGCAGCGCCATGGAGGTGATGAAAAATCCCAACGGCACCAGCGTGTAGACCCGCACGTTCGGATAGAGTATGAGGTAGGCGCCCATGACGCCGCTGATCGCTCCCGACGCGCCGACCATCGGCACCGGCGAGCCGGAGTCGGTCAAGATCTGCCCGGCCGCCGCGGCCAGCCCGCACAACAAATAGAATACGACGAAGCGCCCGCGTCCCATGGAATCTTCGACGTTGTTGCCGAAGAGCCAGAGGAACCACATGTTCCCCAACAAATGCATCCAGGAGCCGTGGAGGAACATATGAGTGAATAGATGCGAGACCTGAGGACCGGGGTCGATTATGCAAGCCGGCAACCCTTGGCCCATTGGAAAACGTGTGCCGGGTGGAAGCGAGCCGGTCAATTCTCCGGCGATGAGTCCAAGCTCGCAGACGGACTTGGCGAGCGGGTAGGCCGCGCCGGCGCCTTGCACGCCGAGCCAACTGAGAACGTTGAGGCCGATGATCGCTCCGGTAACGATGGCCGGACGCTGGGTCTGATTTTCGTCGCGATAGGGAAACATGTCTCCTCCTCAACCCTTCCGTACAACGACGGACGCAACCACGTACATATCATATTTCTCTCCGCAGGCCATACGGTCAAGACTTGTTTCGTGGATGCTGACTCATTTGGCCTTTACTGCGTCAGGCTCTACGAAAATTTCCGTTCGCCCTTGGACAAAAGCTCAGGACGAACGGCTAATGTGGTTTCCCGTTCGTGGTGAGCCCCGTCGAACCATGAATGGGTCGCCACCGAGTTTCATCATTTAAAATGATTCACTACGGTATCCATCTGGACAAACGAAATCGGGTCGTGGTACCTAAAGGAGTCAAGTAGGGCGTATGATGGCGAGTGCAGGAGACCTACGGGATACCTTGCGAGTCAGGAATATCGCGCGCGCGAGGAAACGCTGGATGGCCTCGGCGGCAGCCATAACTTCCTGCGCCGCAGCGCTGGTCGTGTTTTCCTCGTGCGGTTATGCGCCTCTGGAGCGCAGTCCCGGACCCGCCGCCGCAAACGTTTCCACAAAGTCGGCCGGCTTCACAAACTTCGAAACCGAGCCCGTTCACCCGTTGGTTCTATCCCCCGATGGCCGTTATCTCTACGCGCTCAACACGGCCGACGATCGTTTGGAAATTTTCGCCGCCGGCGGCGCGGAGCTTCGCTCGGTGGGAGAAACCGCCGTCGGCCTCCGGCCCGTGGCGCTCGCGCTCCACGGCAACACTGCCTGGGTGGTCAACCATCTTTCCGATTCCGTGAGCGTGGTGGATGTCTCGAATCCGGCGCGCCCGCGAGTCACGCACACGCTCCAGGTCGGGGACGAGCCGCGTGGAATTACCGTCGCGGGTCCGATGCGCGATCGTGTTTTTGTCGCTACCGCCAAACCGGGAGAGAGCTTTACCCCCGGCATCGGCCGGGCTCAGGTCTGGATGTTCGAAGCGGCGCGGCCCAAAGCGCCGCCGAAGGTCGTGACGTTGTTTGGCGCCAAGCCCAGAGCGCTGGCCGCCTCCACGGACGGACGCCGCGTGTACGCCGCCGTGTTTTTCTCGGGCAACGGCACGGCCACGGTCTCCGGCGAGGATGCGGCGCGTCTCGGCCGCGCGCCTCGCTTCAGCCGCAAGAACATTCCCTATACCGACGTCCCCAAACAAGGCGCGATCGTCCGGCGGATCGACCGCAGTTGGCGCGACTTTGACGGAAGAGATTGGACCACCGCCATCCCCTTCGAGTTGCCGGACTACGACGTGTTCGTCATCGACGCGGCGGGAGAAAACCCGGAAGTTACGGAACAGATCCCGAACGTCGGCACGGTGCTCTTCAATATGGCGGTGCGGCCCGCGAGCGGCGAGATCTGGGTCGCCAACACGGAGGCGGCGAACTTTATCCCGCAGGAAGAACGGCTGCGGGCAAAATTCTCCGAGAGCCGCATCACGCGTATTTTTCCCGCGGCCGGCGGCGGGCACAAGATCCAGGCCGTCGATTTAAACCCGCACATCGACCGCTCCGTCGCCGCGGGGTCGCCCTCGGAGCGCGAGGTCAGCCTGGCCCAACCGCTCGACCTCGCGTTTCAACCCGACGGCGGCGAAGCTTACGTCGCCGCGTTCGGCTCGAAGAAAATCGGCGTCCTCGACGGCGCCGGCCGCGTCGTCGATCGCATCGCCGTGGGCTTCGGCCCGGGCGGCCTGGCGCTCGATGCGGAGCGCCGGCGGCTCTACGTTTTGAACCATCTCGATGCGACCGTCGCGGTCGTCGATCTCAAGACGCGACAGTCAATTGCCACAGTTCCGTTGCGCTACAACCCCACGCCCGCAGTCGTGAAGCAGGGGCGCCCTTTCCTATACGACGCGGTCCTGACTTCGCGCCACGGCGATCTCTCCTGCGCGAGCTGCCACGTGTTCGCCGATTTCGACGGATTGGCCTGGGACCTCGGCGATCCGAACGGTCAAATGGTCGACTATCCGCTCCTCATCCGGAGCACCCAGCCTTTCGCCGAGCCGCGCCAGGCGATCCACCCGGTCAAAGGTCCGATGGTCACGCAGAGCCTCCGCGGGTTGGCGGGCGTCGCGCCGTATCACTGGCGCGGCGACCGCTACGGCACTCCGTACGCTCCGGGCGAGGACGTGGCGAGCTTCAAAGACTTCAACGCCGCTTTCGTGGATTTGCTCGGACGTTCTGAAGAGATCCCCGACTCGGCCATGGAGATCTTCGCGCGCTTCGCGCTGACGATCCGCCATCCGCCGAATCCCAATCAGCGCCTGGACCGGAGCATGGACCCCGAGCAACGAGCGGGTTTCGAATTTTTCACCGGCCCGTTTCGCTCCGGCGCGGGGCAGGTGAATTGCGAGGGCTGCCACCACCTGCCCTCGGGCACCAACCGGCTGGTCAACTTCGAAAACATTCAAGTCGGACGAGACATGAAGACCGCGCACCTGCGCAACGTTTATCAAAAGGTCGGCCGTTTCAACGCGCCGGGTCCGCAAGTCTCCGGCTTC from Candidatus Binatia bacterium harbors:
- a CDS encoding rhomboid family intramembrane serine protease, producing MFPYRDENQTQRPAIVTGAIIGLNVLSWLGVQGAGAAYPLAKSVCELGLIAGELTGSLPPGTRFPMGQGLPACIIDPGPQVSHLFTHMFLHGSWMHLLGNMWFLWLFGNNVEDSMGRGRFVVFYLLCGLAAAAGQILTDSGSPVPMVGASGAISGVMGAYLILYPNVRVYTLVPLGFFITSMALPAWVMLGYWFAIQFLSGVVSFAADVGGGVAFWAHVGGFIAGVALIKLFARSDYIAEHRAQRWRPQRIMRGF